From Coregonus clupeaformis isolate EN_2021a chromosome 2, ASM2061545v1, whole genome shotgun sequence:
CCACCTTAGAAATCTAAAATGTTTTAGCTACAATGCAAACAGTTACAAAACGTGGAATAATttaccattttagaataaggctgtaacgtaaaaaaatgtggaaaaagtcaaggggtctgaatactttccgaaggcacttgaATAGAAATAGAAATGTAACTGTCAAACATGAACAATTATATTTTCATGTGCAAACCTATAAAAGAGAACATACAACAGACTATATAGCTAGGCCAACAGAATATAGGCCTTTAGACATTCAGATGTTGTTGACAATTGACATAAATAATTCATAATATGTACAATAATTGATTCTAGTATcttacaaaaaacaaacaaagctGAAATGTAAACTCTATATACAGAACAAAAGCTATTACAAATTAGGTGTCAAAGTTTGTGTCCTCTTTGCTCTAATTTGATATTATGCCTCATTGAAGAAATTCATCAAAGAATCCAAATCGTAGTTATCCAAAATTTCCAGCAGCAATGACACCTTTGTCTTCACATTCTGTCCTTTGAATTTGAATTTGTCGATGAAGAGGTCAGTTACCATACCTGGGGAAACAGAAGCAAAAACACACGTTACTGTGATTGTCGTTTTGCATAACCATATTGTCACATTCATTTTGCACCCAGGAGATGTAGGATCCCTGGCAAGCTAGGCTAATGTGATGGCTGATGTTTTATTTGATTTTTATTCTTGTGAAACGAGAATGTTACAGCAACAACTGTGCAATGAGATACCATAAAGTCTTTCTAGGTGAGCTGGTTGCTTCTTGTATTCCTCTAGCAGATAGGCAGAGTCCGTATTCCCCTCGTGAACCTGAAGAtcctacaaaacacacacatacacacagaaagagagcgaTATGTGAGCAAGGGTTGCAATATTCAAGAAGTTTCAGTAATTTAAATAAAATCAGTTTGCAACACTGGTAGGCCTACTTGCTTTTAATGCGTCAATCAGCTGAACCTTTTTGGCCAAGAGCAGCTGATACTCAAGCTTCGGATGAATCATCTTGAGTGTGTGGCCCACTGAAACGTCATTGATATCTGAAAATTAGAGCCGCAAATACAATTGTGCGACTGTCTACATTGGCCTGGATAGAGATTATTTTTTATGAACAGAAAACAGTTTCACTCCTGCAGCGTAAATAACTAACTAGTAGCCTAAAGATACAGATAATAATAATGTACTGTAACTAGCTAAAGACCTACCATAAGAAATGTTGAGATTGTTTTTTCTTTTGGTGGCTTCTTTGGAGAGGACGTCCTTCAGTATGGAGATGGTGGAAATGTTGTCAGACTTGAAGTGGCCTTCCCCTTTCCTAAAATGACAAAAGGGGGATAACAAAACCAATATTGAATGTGTCTTAATTCAATCTCCCTAAAGTACAAGTCAAAGTGAATGGCAAAAATTATGTGAGGTGCCCTTGATTTCAGCttgagtttgcacttttgggattaTTCCATTAGTTACATTGTACAGGGACAAACTAAACCAAGCACACTGATTGACGCATCTGCCTGAGGGGTTAAATAAAGATTGTATTGAATTGAATTCCGAACCAGTATGTGGCTTCCAGCTGCGTGCCAAGGAAAGTGTTCTGGAAGTAGAAGGTGATATTCTCCCCTGCTGGAGTCTTCTCTGGGACCTCTGGCAAGCAGAAGACTACCCAGGAGTGGATCTCTGCAAAGCTGAATTGGCCAACCAGACTCAAAGTGTTCATGGGTCTGTATGGGGTGAGATGGAGAGATAGTGAAAGACGAGAGAAAAATAGTGAGATTGAGTCAAACACTGTCTTTCTTTCAGTAGACTATAACCATATAGGACAGTCTTAGTCAACATCCGGCACCAGTGGCTGGGAGGTTGCTGACTGCTCTGCATGCCATAGATGTTGTCCCCTTGAGCATTATAAGTCTGCTCCAGACTGACCCTTTGCCACAACCCCTCGGGGTGTGTATGTGTCTCGGGGGGGGTTGGATAAAAAGCAAAAATACAAATTTTCATACTCTGAAAAAAAAATGGACCGTTCTTATTTTTCTTCTTTTATTGCTGTCGTAAGTAACGtaagccaaaaaagtgttattgACAGGCCAATAGAATCCCACTGCTGCACAGCCCAGTCAGGTTTTGGCAGACAACGTCTTTGTAATTACTAGTGCTTCATCCTTCTTCTTACCTGTCCTGGTCAATGGTGTGAGTTCTCTGGTGAAGGGACAGGGGTTTGATGAGGTACTGGTGTACCTGGCAGGTCTTGGGCTGCAGGCGTGGCGTGATGTAGGCCTGCAGGGTGCCATACTGGCCCTCAATGAACCTCACCTAGAGAAGGGAGAAGATGACGTGACATAGAAGTCATAAGAACACATAGCAGCGTTTCCCTTAGCATTGCTGAGTCGGGTGGGGCCAGACGGGAACTTGGACCTAGCTCTGTTGCCCCCCTGCAGAAGAGAGTGTTACTTTTGGGTCGTTCCACAAAAAGTGCCTTTTGCATCCCTTTAATATTTTAAGTAGACATTGTGCACCAATatagaattttaaaagcctgatatattaaatgaagtgccttttaatatagaccacatggagaattcaataaatctgatTTTTACTATGAAAAAatacttgctaaagtgccaaagtTCAGCATTATGACATGTCCCTCCGGGCACCCTCTGTgattctaggaagattttaacctaCTTAACCCCAAGTTTTCaccagtcatttctgaagattattatttattttaattattcattttaaggtcaactcTGTTACGTGAAGTAAaagtttatttaattttttagaaACATTGAAAATTGAATAGTCAAATCATAgcgtaaaagcaggtgagctggttcttcTCTTTTtggcataacacgtcaaccctgttacccatacatagacaggctagaaatgttaaaaataataatatatattgtgAAGCTTGaaattcaattgccactccctgttgcacacaacaagcttccattcccttGTCActaggggatttatggctgatttaagataaaatcgtcaaccctgttatggtcaaccctgttactttatttagcAATTAATATGCACTTAttatagtcttttttttttttacctcttcAGATGGGAAAACGtgtttttttattaagttgaacgtGCTCTTTATGACCAAAAAAAATACAATGGTGAAATCCCAAAAATATTTGACCAAGTTTACACTCCTCCAGATCAAAAATTATGAATTTACTTTAAAACATACTCTTAAAAATCTCTCACCTTCAGCTCAAGCCGTGTAGTATTTGCTTGGCATCTGTACATAGCGAGGAGAAAATTGCCATTTAGCTTCTGAAACAGATAGCATAATTAGTGCTTTGAGGAATCTAAAGCATTAGTTTCTCAATAATCGTATTTGTATGCTCTCTGTAATAGGATTGAATCTCACCTCTGAATCACATTCGCTGAAACTCACGACAGCAGAGTTCTTGTCGACATCCAGCAGATCAATTGGTACGTCACTCTGTAAAGAAAACAATCGTActgttatgactataactactgttccctgaaggagggaacgaggtataacatactatggggagtcaatGACCAATCCTATTCACCTGAACAAACTGAAATCACACCCAACGGGCCAATGGATACCGAGCCTACCCTCGGAAGCCCCGCCTTCCTGGCTATAAAACTGGGGCTTGCATCCATTTCCTCAATTCAGTACCGCTCTTCAGCGAGGCCAAACTCCCTGACAGAGCGGGGCCAAAATATGTAATACCTCATTCCATCCTTCAGGGAACATtagttatattcataactgtacgtaccctttcagtcagtcactcagtataacatactatggggaccaGAGTATGTGAGTGGAGCGAGGAGCGGCaagtgcccaatttgactggagcgcggAGCGAGTTTCCTAAAGGCTGGAGTGTCGGCCCGCTCCAATTTCACTCCAGTAGCACTCCAAGTAGTgctcacttcacgagctcagggcatgcccggcccaACATgtatttgtagtctacttgtgtgatgctatagccccttgctttagctactgtcatggagttcactaAATATCTTCATAAGGAAACTGATAAAACCCACAGGTGCAAAATCAAAGTGACTTAGAAAGATgaggaggaccaagagcaagagagggagtgcggtgatgcattgtccacaactaaagaatcattgtggaatctgaaaagagtgtcttttgtatttaattctaagtaagtcacagcctatgtgcgcaatttatagactataatgatttaatacaatgaaatgttgtttaaatgctgagtgcttagtgtgtcgcactcgcaaatgcttcacaatgtatttctttgtaggctaaaGCCTTGAAATAATTGATACTATAAGTAATACTATATCCTAAATAATTAATTTTCATTCCTGCTTAGGTTActtgtctggctcctgacctatttagagtctttatatgctgtttaatacgacatgtagcctatttgaaattatgagcgcttcttacagtcaccttttcatgttgtttattgaaatacttttcattcaaataatatggtttggtttcaatacttcaaaaccaaatggtaggtccaggtagtcacaaaaatagatgggtgttggttaaattgtgattttaatgaatggagcgaatttggagcggCAGTTTTTTTTCCTGTGAGCAAGGAGCGTTTTTTAGCGGAGCGGTTGGAAAGCACTTGGAGCGCCGGAGCGTGAGTGATGAGCGTGATTTCCAACCACTtaactccgctcacatactctgatggggacatacaatcacgcTCCAAGCCGGCTCAAAGAGTACCAAACTAGGAGGCCCACGGCAGCCTAAGCACACACGTTCCACCAGCTCCAAAAAGGCGTTAATGAAGCCACCTTTCCCCCAAATACTTACCCGAGAAGCCTGAACTGTCAGAGCCCCATATAGGGAACCAGAATCTGCTGCAACTTGGCTGTGAGCACTGACCCTGCAGCCCACGTCCCTAGAACCCAAAAACAATACTTACCTTGAGAGCCTGAAATGTCAGAACTCGTACAAGGAACTGCAAGTCCAAAACAACAGAACATTTGTTGTGACTTGGTAAAACGCACACGCAGGCTGCATAGCATCGACAAGAGTCGTTGAACCACGGCAGCCCAAGGTTGAAACCCACAGGAAACCTGCAGTAATTGTGTACTCACGCGGTGCCACATCAGCCCAAGGCTCAAACCCACAGGGAACTGTGGTAACCCTGATAAATGCGCACTCTGTTCGCTGCCGCACATCAAGGCAGCCCAAGGCTCAAACACAGAGCAAAACTGTGGTACCAGGACAAAATGCTGCCTAACATCGACCACGGTGGCCCAAGTCCATAGACCCTACCGGTTCCAAAAAGGCTCACATCGAGACCTGAGGAGTCTGGAATGCCAGAACTCACACAAGGAACCGCAAGTCCAAAACAACAGGGCACCTGCTGTGACTTGATAATGTGCATTCGCGTGCCGTCTCACCGACGATGATCTCCTGGAACCAGGGTTGTCTGGGCCAACGGGGAAccaccaaaataaaaataaaaacatcctGACGGACCCTCTCCACGGTGGTCTGAATCAGGTCCACCGGAGGAACGCATTGAGCAGGGTCCGAGGCCACTGAAACGCCAAAGCTTTTTCTTTCGACGCGTATGATCTATGTCGGCCCTGTTGAACCGGTCCCATATCTGGGCCACCATCGAGGGGTGCAGTCTCCATTCCATAGAGATAGGACCCCCCCCTGAAAAGTAGATCCGCACCCACGGTGAGAGATTTGGGAAGATACGTCACCCTGAGCGACAGGTAATGCACACTGCCCCATACGAGCAGATAACGGGCCAGGTTCAGGAGAGAGTCCCTCCCTGCCTGAGAGAGTTTCCCTCactcagaaacagaaacagacacatcaacagaaGTCCCAGAGGCATCACAGCTATCATAGAGGCCATCAGACCCAATAACCGCAGGAGCAAGCTAAAAGGCACCGAGTGCCCCAGCAGAAACCGTGCCAGACAGAGCTGGAATGCGACCCTCCTCTGTTGGGACAAAAACGTATGATTCAGAACCGTCCAGAACGAGACCCAGAAACAGAATGCGCTGAGCCGGAATCAAACAACTTTTCTTGTTATTCACTACGAACCCCAGAGACTGAATATGGGAAACCAGCGTGGCAGTGTGGAGCTCCACCTATTTCCTAGACTCCGCTACGACCAGTTAATTGTCCAGATAGCCTTGCCAATACCCTGATCCCCTGGCACCGCACCGGTGCCAAAGCCGCCTCCACCACCATAGAAAAGGTGTGGGCGATAGGGAGATGAGGAGGATGTATAGTGCATTAAAATATGCATCCTCCAGATCTATGGACGTGAACCAACTGCAATGGCCGGCGAAGTGTGAGTATTTTTAACTTTCAACCTTGAGGTGCCTTGTTTAAACCTTGTTTAAAACACGCAAGTCCAGGAGCAACGCAACGTTTCATCGCTCTTGGGAACTAACAAGTACCGGCTGTACCAACCGCTCTGTACTTCTGACACGGGGACTGCCCGAACTGCCTGCTTTTGAAGGACAGAGGAAATCTCCTCTCTCAAGACAGGCGCTAGGACCTCGGGGACCATTGACTTAATTACGCCACGAAAAGGAGGACACCGCACAGCGAACTGCAGACCGTACCCCCTTGTCACCGTCCTCATCACCACCCATGGTGAACCTGCAAATGCCCGCCTCTGGACGGAGCACATTGCCAGTCTCACATACATTATCTCCTGAAGGGGCAGAGCGCCACCCTGAGGAATGGGATAATATATTTTCATATCCACCACTTTTGACAGTCTGAAAGTGGGGAAGGAAATGTGCATTCTGATACCGGGCCCACACCGGGTTCGGGGACCTCTGCAACCGGTAACTTGCACCCATTGACCGAGCCACTTGGGAGCACTGCTGCCACAGTAAATGCTTGGGGAGGAGTGCCCAGAGCCAAACAACCTTGTTGCCGAAACTGGCTCATCCAAATACATCCGCCTGTCCCTCTCAGGAATCCTGAGAACCGGCGCTGTTTATTCAGAAGCACCGTGCTAGGGTTAGCCCCCTTGTAAGCATCTGGAGCTAAGTAAATCTTTAAAACAGGGGTAAGCGATGCTTCACCGCTGCAGCGACATGAggtaaatacactacatgacagcaccagaccattattcctcctcctttggcactatgcattcgggcaggtagcgttctcctggcatccgccaaacccagattcgtctgccAGATGGTGAGCgtaattaatcaaatcaaatttaaatttgtcacatacacgtgtttagcagatgttattgcgggtgtagcgaaatgcttgtgcttcactccagagaatgcgtttccactcctccagagtccaatggcggcaaggtttacacccctccagccgacgcttggcattgcacatggtgatcttaggcttgtgtgcggctgctcagccatggaaacccatttcatgaagctccctgcaaacagttcttgtgctgaagttgcttccagaggcaatttggaacttggtgtgttgcaaccgaggacttcaacactcggtggtcccgttctgtgagcttgtgtgacctaccacttcgcggctgagctgttgttgctcctaaacatttccacttcacaataacagtacttacaggcagctctagcagggcagaaatttgaagaactgacttgttggaaaggtggcatcctatgagcACGGTCGGAGATTCAAACTTGGCTGGTTAGCCTTTTTGAACTTACTTCTTACCACTGGCCACCTTACTCAAGAAAGGAAGCACTGGCTCCACAAGCAGAGCAGAAAGTAGTGGGGTTTTATCAAACACAAATCCTACCCAAGTAAGGAAGCATTAGCTGGACAAGCAGAACAGAAAGTAGTTCGATTTTAGCAAACACAAAAACCGATACCAAGCCCCAAAACATCTAGGGGGACGAGTACTCTCTCCCCACTAACAGACACCTAAGTTGGATCAGAATCTCGGAGCCTTCGTGTGCTTGAAAAGTTTGTATATTGCGTGACACACGTTCTTCCTTCAGGCAAGCTGAAGAGCAAAGGAAATGGATCAGAGCCCCGGTATTGTAGCCAGTAGAGGCGGGGCTTCTGAGGGCGGACTCGGCATCCGTTGGGTGTGGTTTTAGTTTGCTTCAGGTGGATAGGATTGGTCgttgactccccatagtatgttataaCGAGTGACCGACTAAAATGGAACCTAACATTACAATCCATTACATAAAAGTCGTGGTCACATAGCCGTATCATTAGTAGATCTCTCTCATTCAAAAAAACGCTCAAATCTCTCTTTCTTGTTCAATACACCACATAAAAAATACAGTTTAGTCAATTTCTTTCACCTGCAGCAGCAGATTGTCAATGGCCGTCTGCACTTCCAAAGTGAGGCTGTAGCTGGCGTCATCCTGACACAGGGTGAACTTGTCGTTGACGTTGAACACGGGCATGGCAGAGatggccgtactggactgggaggTCTGCTGGTACTTCTCACGGCCCTGAAGGACCTTCATCTGCAGTTGGTCTAGCTCTGCCCTGAGGGTGACATGTGCTGTGTGTTCATAGTGGGAGAATTACAACAGACAGTaagcaggtttccattgacccaggtttatttgACAAAGGCAATGTGACAACAAACAACACTGCGACATGTGaaatggaaacggcagatatagGAGACATTTTCTAACATTTTTATCCGTTCGACGGGTGGATTTTTATTTTGTCTAACTTTCTTTATTACGACAAATGACGATGGAAACTGTGTTTCTCGAATAAAATGATGATTGGCAAATACTTGAAGGTACACGGAGCACGTGAATTCATCACGTAACTATAAGCTCCACTCTGGTTAGAATGTCTATTGCTCCACTCCACACTGaattctaaatgcctactgcttgcAAGTACAATTTCTTAACTATAAAAAcaatgtttctttgcaggaaaAGGATTGTCCTGACATTCAAGAATGCTTGAATTGCTTCGCCTTACTTTTCTGGCtggctggcaagtttcaccatccaattatttcgGATCTACAgaagtgcaagtttcaccatggcac
This genomic window contains:
- the LOC121535334 gene encoding LOW QUALITY PROTEIN: Bardet-Biedl syndrome 7 protein homolog (The sequence of the model RefSeq protein was modified relative to this genomic sequence to represent the inferred CDS: substituted 1 base at 1 genomic stop codon), which codes for MEISLNRVDYLQVGVTSQKTMRLLPALGRKATQKVAVADHDGVVTCFGMKKGEAVPVFKTLPGQKITRLDLGGALGTPQEKIFVCAGSEVKGYTKKGKQFLSFEANLTESINAMHVSGADLFVCASYIYNHYCDCKDQDYYLSGDKINDIVCLSAENLGRVVPVLACQDRVLSVAEFVFSCPXGSELLYDIEVPGPPSVLELYNRDGGKNGEDILYGTVDGKLGLIRITDSSSSSKWEIDNDKKKGGVLCIDTFDILGDGVKDILVGRDDGTVKVYAIDSSDELSLRFEHVLSESVNSIQGGCVGKESYDEVLTATYTGWVTGLTTEPQQAEAGPGEEVKMSRETQNKVAALRAELDQLQMKVLQGREKYQQTSQSSTAISAMPVFNVNDKFTLCQDDASYSLTLEVQTAIDNLLLQSDVPIDLLDVDKNSAVVSFSECDSEKLNGNFLLAMYRCQANTTRLELKVRFIEGQYGTLQAYITPRLQPKTCQVHQYLIKPLSLHQRTHTIDQDRPMNTLSLVGQFSFAEIHSWVVFCLPEVPEKTPAGENITFYFQNTFLGTQLEATYWKGEGHFKSDNISTISILKDVLSKEATKRKNNLNISYDINDVSVGHTLKMIHPKLEYQLLLAKKVQLIDALKDLQVHEGNTDSAYLLEEYKKQPAHLERLYGMVTDLFIDKFKFKGQNVKTKVSLLLEILDNYDLDSLMNFFNEA